A region from the Anaerobranca gottschalkii DSM 13577 genome encodes:
- a CDS encoding helix-turn-helix domain-containing protein has translation MNRLGQKIKEARISKKLTEKQLAKMCGVAEGFIIEVEAGRKVVNEKVAENILKKLGVKLEEVIIENIPVEKEKREEKKAEIVNQFNPITPQGQWADALANVIKKFPIYDMEKWDVVGYKDLPVIDKKIEGFRWDKLLFIQYKGRDLKDLRIKENDIITIYKQEEIQSNQVYLYKLNNKNRVGKLVKESNGIYYLDGKEKVNVNLKDIEVIGKCVKVEYYL, from the coding sequence ATGAATAGGTTAGGACAGAAAATTAAAGAAGCTAGGATAAGTAAAAAACTAACAGAAAAACAATTAGCTAAAATGTGTGGTGTAGCAGAAGGTTTTATAATAGAGGTGGAAGCAGGTAGAAAGGTAGTTAATGAAAAAGTAGCAGAGAATATTTTAAAAAAATTAGGGGTAAAATTAGAGGAAGTTATAATAGAAAATATACCGGTAGAAAAAGAAAAGAGAGAAGAAAAAAAGGCAGAAATAGTAAACCAATTTAACCCAATAACCCCACAAGGGCAATGGGCAGATGCCTTAGCCAATGTTATTAAAAAGTTTCCCATATATGATATGGAAAAATGGGATGTAGTAGGTTATAAGGATTTGCCAGTTATTGATAAAAAAATAGAAGGATTTCGCTGGGATAAGCTGTTGTTTATCCAATATAAAGGTAGAGATTTAAAAGATTTGAGAATTAAAGAAAATGATATAATAACCATTTATAAGCAAGAAGAAATCCAAAGTAACCAGGTCTATTTATATAAGTTAAATAATAAAAATAGAGTGGGTAAATTAGTAAAAGAATCCAATGGAATTTATTATTTAGATGGTAAGGAAAAAGTAAATGTAAATCTCAAGGATATAGAAGTTATTGGCAAGTGCGTTAAAGTAGAATACTATCTATAA
- a CDS encoding GGDEF domain-containing protein, whose protein sequence is MLSFAMIILVVIQYLKLQTHMAIEEERAKILYEKAITDSMTGVYNHQYIISVAQSLEGIYGVIMLDCDNFKDVNDTYGHQFGDEVIKSLAKCCQNNVEPEDYVGRYGGDEFAIILVNKKEENFENTALKIAEKIKTDFESLNLLPSNTKINFGVSIGFHIREGLENYKEVFRKADLALYCSKSKGKGRITSYKQM, encoded by the coding sequence TTGCTTTCCTTTGCCATGATAATCTTAGTAGTAATTCAGTATCTGAAATTACAAACCCATATGGCAATTGAAGAGGAAAGAGCAAAAATTCTCTATGAAAAGGCTATAACAGATTCAATGACAGGGGTTTATAACCATCAATATATAATTAGTGTAGCCCAGAGTTTAGAGGGAATTTATGGGGTAATAATGTTGGATTGTGATAATTTTAAAGATGTTAATGACACTTATGGACATCAATTCGGTGATGAGGTAATAAAGAGTTTAGCTAAATGTTGTCAAAATAATGTAGAACCAGAAGACTATGTAGGTCGCTACGGTGGAGACGAATTTGCAATTATTTTAGTTAATAAAAAGGAAGAGAATTTTGAGAACACAGCTTTAAAAATAGCAGAAAAAATAAAAACAGATTTTGAATCACTCAATCTTTTGCCTTCAAATACAAAGATAAATTTTGGGGTATCCATAGGATTTCACATAAGGGAAGGATTAGAAAATTATAAAGAGGTATTTAGAAAAGCTGACCTGGCTTTATATTGCAGTAAATCTAAAGGGAAAGGTAGAATAACCAGTTATAAACAAATGTAA